In Crinalium epipsammum PCC 9333, the genomic window CCTATACTCGGTTAAAAATGGAACCCGCGCTGGCATTATTAGAAAATAGACCTATTGAAGCACTGCCAAAATTCGTAATTGAAGAAACATTACCAAAAGAACCAATACCCCAAATTGAATGGGAATATTCCCCTCTCGTATCTAAAATGTTGGATCGGACACTAGATAGCATTCCAAATTCAGGTACTTGGAGAAGTTGGGGCGGTTCTTTTGATTATGTCCGCTACTTTTTGAAATGGGCGTTCTACGGTTTTGGGCATCCTAAACAACCAGAATTACCACCAGAACCACGACACTGTGAAGGTGCATCAATGCGGTTGTACCAAGTGTTTGATGCAGGCTTAATGTTGCTTTTCCCTGAAGATTATTGGGGCAGAATAATCCCAGAAATCACTAGCAAATCCAGCCAGCAAGCGAGTGGGTTTTATCCTACCCCTTTGCACTTAATGGAGTTGATGACCGATCTTATCAGTACTGACATGAGCGATCGCACCAGTACTTTCTATGAACCCTGCGTTGGTAATCTATTACAAAATAATTATAATAAACAACAACAACAAAGAGCGATTTTTCAATTTGTTGTTAAACTATAAATTAATACAGATTTTTTCCTTATATGTTGTATAGTGCCTATAACTCTTCAAAAAGGAATTGACCCCGCTACGCAGGACATCATCTGGTTAGTATTGGATGAAAACTATCAAGTAATAGAACCGATTCAGCGTTACTTGACGTTCCTGTGTGGAATTAAATCCCCCAATACAGTGGAATCCTATGGCTACAGCTTAAAAGCATGGTGGGAGTTCCTACAAAGCAAAAACCTTGACTGGAAAGAAGTAAAACTGACGAATTTAGAAGATTTTGTTTATTGGCTGAGAGTAGGAGACATCAGTAAAATCGTGTCCATGCAGCCTATTCAAGCCAAACGGAGCGAACGCAGTATCAATCTAGCGGTAACGGCAGTAACAACTTTTTATGAGTATCATATAGCCCATCATAGCGTTGACTCTAAGACATTTGACCGTCTGATTATTACAAGAGGAACAACCCGTAGAGGATTCCTCGACGGTATCAGTAAGTCTAAACCCACTCGACAGAAGCTAGTCAAACTTAAAGAGCCAAAGAAATTCCCTGGCTGTTTAACCGATGAGCAAATAGAAATTTTAGTCAATAGCTGTCATCGACTCAGAGATAAATTCTTAATTCTATTGCTAAATGGGACAGGAATAAGAATTGGGGAATTACTAGGATTACAACACGAAGATATAGGAGATGGAAATGATTACTTTATTTATGTAAGAAAACGTCGGCACTCTCATAACGTAAGAGCTAAAGGACAAGAGAGAACAATTCCTGTGATTCCTGAACTTCTACAAATGTATAACAATTACCTAATTTATGAGTACCCTGAAGTGGAATCAAACTATGTGTTTGTCAACATTTGGGAAGGAGAAATCGGGATGCCGATGAAACAGGCTGTTATTAATACTATGTTTGCTAGATTAAGTAAAAAAACAGGAATTAAAGTACATCCTCATTTATTTCGTCATAGCTATGCAACTCGTTTATTAAAAAATAATTGTTCACCAGATCGAGTAAAATATTTATTAGGACATAGTTCTATACAAACTACATTAGATGTTTATTCTCATGTCATCGCAGAAACTGATTTAAGAGTTATTATTGAAGAGGAAAATAACTATCGTGAGTAGCCAAAACAATGAAGAATTAGCAGTAGAAAATTGGTTGATAACACAGAATAATAATACTAAGCAATTGTTAAAACATCCTTTAGACATCTCCAAAAAATAAACTGGGTAGCCCAAAAGGATAGTAAAATTGTATTTTTAACTGCTGGGCATGAGTTCTTTACTGGAATACATTACATCTAACCCTCAAGAAACTAAACGGTTGTTGGGAATTGATTACCAACAGTTGCAATGGCTAATCGTAGAAGCAGAAGCTCTCTTCAACCAATTCCAAGGTGGAGAAGAAGAAACCAAGATTAGAATAATAAAAAAAGGTGGTGGTAGAAAGCCAAAATTATCTGTGACAGAGCAGATATTATTAACTTTAGTTTATCTGCACCATATGCCGACATTTCAACTACTAGGTGTGCAGTTCGGGGTAAGTGAATCAACGGCACACAATATATTCCATGACTGGATAAAAATTTTGGGTGAATTGTTGCCAGCATCTCTTTTAGAACAAGTAAAAAAAAAGGCAATGATTGGAAAAGGTATAAAGAAGTCCTGGAGCAGTGGGTATTAGTAGTGGATAGCTCAGAACAAGCTAGAGCAAGACCTACCGACTACAGCGAACAGAAAAAGTTTTATTCAGGGAAGAAGAAAAATCATACACTAAAAAACCAGTTTATTATTTTACCAGATGGTTCAGAAATAGTCGATGTAACAATAGGAAAACCTGGCCCAAGTAGCGATATTAATATGTTTAGAGAAAGATTGGCAAATTTTGAGGTTAGTCAGAAGTTTAAAGCGGATAAAGGTTATCTAGGAGAAAACCAAATTGAAACACCCCATAAAAAACGTAAAAATCAAGAATTAAGCCCTCAACAAAAGCAAGAAAACAAAGAAATATCAACGCAACGAATTGTAGTTGAACATATCATTAGATTGGTGAAAATATTTCGGATAGCCCAGGACAGATTTAGGTTAAGATCACAACATTATGACCAAGTAATCCAGATAGTTTGTGGTTTAGTTAGGTTGAGGATCGGAGCCTTAATACTAGCAGTGTAAAAATCTGAATTTTTAAGAGATTATTGCTGTGTAAGCCTGTTGATCTTTGGGTTCTAAATTAACTGGATTTAGCTCAAAGCCTGATTAAGTCGTATTTATGATCGAGCGATCGCACAAACTTAAAAACCATCAAAACCTTTCATAGAAAGGTTTTGATGGTTCCTGGAGATGTCTAAAGATAGAGACAGCACATACATTGCCAACTGAGTCAGGGGAAGGCGATGGAAATCAACTTCAATTTCTTTTCCCACACGCTTACCACTTTGTTGAAGGCGCAATTTTTCAGTGATAGTCATTTGCGACTCTATGCGTGACAAAAACACATGGCGGGGAATGTTATGCTTAATTGCCAAACCCTCTGCTACTGTGAAGGGCAGATCGTATATAGCATTGGCGCTGTAATACCCTTGGCGGAACTTCTCAAACAACTCGGTTTGGAAAGATTTTTTCCAATTTCCAAATAAGAAATTACCTAATTCTCCCTCTAGTTTGAGGTGAATATGAACTGCAATCGACCGAATTTTGGAGCGATACTTGACAGCATCAAAGGCTAATCTTTCAGTACGACTAGCTAAATATTCTTTGGCGATCGCACGTGCGCGACGATTATTTATTCTTTGTTGCCGAAGTTGTTGTAATAACTTAAAAGCGCGTTGTGGGGGTAAAGCTTTCAAGCTAGCAGCAATTAAAGCGCCTTCCTCTTGGCGGTGTTCCGGCAATGTTTCTTTCCCTGTTGCCAATAACTTAATAATAATTTGACTTTGGTTAAAATGATTAATTCCTGCTGCTAGGCTACGAGCATATAACAGACGATAGTTACCTAAAATATAATCGTGGAGAAAGTCGAGAGACACCTTTTGACCGTAGGCATCATCGTAGAACTCACGTTGTCCCGTACAAGCTAGACAAGCGTTGATAAACATTACCAAGTCTTCTTGTGCAACTTGTTCTACTCGACTTTTCCAATCGTGATCCATAACCGACTGATATAGATTAACAGTTCTAGAGTCGGGTGCAGACTAAAGACACCGTTTGGGGAATGGCGGCACGACTAGCTAGTGCTATGTTACAAATAGAGTTCGGAAATCGTACCAAAGTCCCGCAAACGGTGATTTCAAATTAACACAATTGATTCTTCCCCGACCGTCGATGTACGATAATTTCTTAAAACAAGCAAGGTTCAACTAATTAAAGGTGGTTAACGTTTCACAGGCTGCTGCTACAGACAGAGCTTGTGCGATCGCACAAGAGCAAATCGTCCGCTATTTGCCAAGTGTCGAAGCCCCAACGCACCCACCTCACTTCTGTGTCAGCTTCGGGACGCTCCATAGCCCCTGGGTCGGCTTAAGCTGGCCGACCAGCTTCCCATCCTCGATGATTGTCACCTGACGGTAAGCCGCCTTCGGCACTTGGATAGCCAAGAAGAACTTGTAGTGTGCAGCGTCAACGTTGGCCTGTGGTCGCTTCAGCCGATAACGCAGCGTCAACTCCCCATCTTTGATCGTTACCTGCTCGTCCTCGAATACCTCGTCCACATCCAACAAATTATTGGTGGCAAACACTCCCGCCACCACAAGGATCTGGCTGTTGTCGTACAGGCTCGCCTCCGGATGGAACGGGCGGGGATTCCACATTGTAGCTGCGGGATGGAATAGCTGGTCGTACTCCTTGGGTGTCCGGATCAGCGCATAGAGTCGCGGCTGGGCCTGCTCGTCCCAGTTAACCAGGAAGTTCTGGTACATATTCATAGGGATGCGCTGGTCTGTTTTCATAGGGATGCAATTGTAGATCTCGGCGCGTTCCCATGCCAGACGAAGTTTTTTGGGTAATGATTGACAGTTATTAATTTTGTTGCCACCCAAGTACAGCCAAGCTAATTTAGTCAAACCTGTTAGTGATGTCACATTACTAATTTTGTTGCCACCCAAGTGCAGGCTAGTTATATTAGTCAAACCCGTTAGTGATGTCACATCACTAATTTCGTTGGTATTCAAGACCAGTTCAGTTAGATTAGTCAAACCCAAGAGTGGTTTCAAATCACTGATTTTGTTGTCACCCAAGGCCAGTTCAGTTAATTTAGTCAAACCTGTTAATGGTTTCACATCACTGATTTTGTTGTCACTCAAGTCCAGCGTAGTTAATTTAGTTAAATTCGCTAATGGTTTCAAATCACTGATTTGGTTGGTATTCAGGAGCAGCATAGTTAATTTAGTCAAACCCCATAGTGGTTTCAAATCACTGAGTTTGTTGCGGCTCAAGTCCAGCACACCTAAATTAGTCAAACCAAAAAGTGGTTCCACATCACTGATTTTGTTGTCACTCAAGTCCAGTTCAGTTAATTTAGTCAAACCTGTTAATGGTTTCACATCACTGATTTTGTTGTCACTCAAGTCCAGCCTATTGAGATTAGTCAAACCAAAAAGTGGTTTTACATCACTGATTTTGTTGCTAACTAATTCCAACGTAGTTAATTTAGTTAAACTTCTTAGTGGTTTCACATCACTGATTTGGTTTGCAAACAAATTCAATGTAGTCAGATTCCGAAGTGCTTGAATTCCCTCTAATGAAGTTATTTCTGCGTTACTGATATTTAAATTTTTTACCCCTTGCAGAATATTTAACGTCAGTGGCTTATTGCGAATACCTAGTTGCTGCCTAATCGCAGCTTCCAACTTAGCATCCTTAAATTTAACTGCAATCTGAGCCTTCACGGGTTTCCTGGCTATAACTGGCTTTTTAGCCTTACGAACTTTAGTTTTAGCAACAGTTTTGGCATGGCTTGGTGCAGTAAGTACTATTGAATCAATCACCATACTTCCAGTTACACCGATTAATAATGCTGAAACGACAAGAACTTTAACTGGTAATTTAGTAGCAATAACTTTAGCAGAATTAACAATAGAAAATAAAAAATTTTAGTAGCGCAGGTAAGTTTCATTATTTTTTGAGTAATTATTACTTTAATGGATTTCAGTATTCCCTGACTACCTCAAAAAGTGGTGTAAGAAGCAACCACTTTCTGTATGCGTCCACCAATCCGTTATTTTTACCTGAGTTTTTGGTTAAAAATAGTAATTGAATAGTGGTCAGTTAGATAAGCGGCTAATTTTAGATTGGGGATATAGATATAAATACAGCACTCTTTAATGAGAGCGAACGCACTTTAACTATTAAAGTCTTTGACCCACCAAAATTTTATCTTGTTCCACTGCCTAGCTCATTTTATCTGCACTGCGATCGCAATTTCAAAGCCTACCCTAAGAAAAAATCCCGCGAGAATGCGCTAGAAGTGCCACTAAATTAATGAAGGATTGCAGTAAGCAGTGATATATGATTGCAAGCCATGCCAGGTAAAGGGAAACAATCTGTTACAGTGAAGTATTCTGATAACGTTAAAATCACTTCTGTTCTTAATCACGCTGCTTTTTGTAACGAGTTACGCCGACAAGAACGCCGCGCAGAGCAGCCCCGCGCCGGAAATTTCGACCAAAGTTAGCGTCGGTCAAGCCAACGTAGCCGCCACTAATAAGTCCATTACCGCTCCGCGGGTTGCGCCAAACGCTCTGGTTAGAAATTTATACAAGCAGCACGACGCGCAGAAAAGTCCCTTTTTCCAGTCAACGAATCGCGCGCTGGTTGACAAGTATTTCACTCTTAAGCTGGCAGACCTAATTTGGAAGGATGCGATGATCAACTCGCAGGGGCAAGTCGGTGTGCTCAATTTCGACCCGCTTTATGATTCTCAAGACCCACAGCCGAAGAACTTCGCCGTGACCACGACCAAAATTAGGCAGGACAGGGCGACAGTCCTTGCCTCCTTTTTCAGTTACGGCAGGAAGGAAACTATATCCTTCGCACTCGTGCAGCAGAAGGGCAACTGGAAAATCGCAGACATTAAATATAGCAACGGCTACACCCTGCTCAAGATACTCAGCCAAAATAGCCAATAGGCTTCGGCTGATGTCTAATCCAATTTTGCGTCTTGGTAGTAAACGTGAAAGTGTTAAAAATTTGCCAAACCTTCTCGCTATTACTAGCGATGGTAATTTTGGTTCCAAAACCGAAGCAGTAGTGAAACAATTCCAACATCAATCTGCACTGGTCGAAGATGGCATCGTTAGCGAGGAAACTTGGAACAAAGAGCGCACTTTAACTAATTTCACGTGGTGAGGGAAAATCCTAATTTAATTTCTATAACTATTAAAATCTTTGATTTACCTAACTTTTATCTGGTTCCTTTGCTACCCTTTTTCCTGAAGATTTGCTCGCTTGTTTAGCCCTCCGCGTTTTTGCATCAGTTGACACCTGAAAAGATCAGCGGCGTAAGCCCCGTGTCAGTTAGTCACTTTGTAAACGCATCTTCCTTCTTGACCACGAAGGCGAACGATTTCAACAGCCTTGGTAAAAGCCTCTGTTCCTAATCCAGCTACGGAGAAGGGTTGCGATTGAGAACAAGATACTTCTATAACGTTTGTTCCATTTATGTAATAACGACCATACCTACGAGCACGTATGGTTTGTCCCCAAGATTCAAACTTTTTATTTACAGTTCCACAAGCTTGTACTGCTGTTTGATGTCCCCAACTAATCCAATCGCCCTGCCCAGAACTAGCACTGCAATAACTCAATTGAGCCGACACTGTAAGGCTAGCCTGAGCCGTCTGTTGGAAACTCATAAGTGCAGAGCCTAGCAGTGCTGTAGATATGGTTAAACCCGAAATATAAAGCAAACTGCGTCTCAACATAATATCTCCAAAGTTTGATGAGTTTGATTTGATTGTGGAATCAGGAAGCATCTTAATTTTTGTAGATGGGTAGTACGAGCATTGTTTTCCCTACTAATACATAGGTTGTTCGCATCCCATTTATGCAAGGCTTGAGCCTAGAAAAAATAATCAGTCGTCGTGCAGAAAGATTGAGTTAAGATTTATCTGCCCAAGTGCCAGTATGGTTTATATACACCCTTGATAGCTGCTTTATGTTTCAGCACCTCATTTAACATTAACCAGTATGAGCAACTTAGTATAAATTAACCCAGGAATCTGATGGAAACTAAACCCCCCCTGCCTCCTTTTACCCTGGAAACCGCTAAAGCCAAAG contains:
- a CDS encoding HARBI1 family protein, which translates into the protein MDSSEQARARPTDYSEQKKFYSGKKKNHTLKNQFIILPDGSEIVDVTIGKPGPSSDINMFRERLANFEVSQKFKADKGYLGENQIETPHKKRKNQELSPQQKQENKEISTQRIVVEHIIRLVKIFRIAQDRFRLRSQHYDQVIQIVCGLVRLRIGALILAV
- a CDS encoding peptidoglycan-binding domain-containing protein: MSNPILRLGSKRESVKNLPNLLAITSDGNFGSKTEAVVKQFQHQSALVEDGIVSEETWNKERTLTNFTW
- a CDS encoding leucine-rich repeat domain-containing protein gives rise to the protein MVIDSIVLTAPSHAKTVAKTKVRKAKKPVIARKPVKAQIAVKFKDAKLEAAIRQQLGIRNKPLTLNILQGVKNLNISNAEITSLEGIQALRNLTTLNLFANQISDVKPLRSLTKLTTLELVSNKISDVKPLFGLTNLNRLDLSDNKISDVKPLTGLTKLTELDLSDNKISDVEPLFGLTNLGVLDLSRNKLSDLKPLWGLTKLTMLLLNTNQISDLKPLANLTKLTTLDLSDNKISDVKPLTGLTKLTELALGDNKISDLKPLLGLTNLTELVLNTNEISDVTSLTGLTNITSLHLGGNKISNVTSLTGLTKLAWLYLGGNKINNCQSLPKKLRLAWERAEIYNCIPMKTDQRIPMNMYQNFLVNWDEQAQPRLYALIRTPKEYDQLFHPAATMWNPRPFHPEASLYDNSQILVVAGVFATNNLLDVDEVFEDEQVTIKDGELTLRYRLKRPQANVDAAHYKFFLAIQVPKAAYRQVTIIEDGKLVGQLKPTQGLWSVPKLTQK
- a CDS encoding helix-turn-helix domain-containing protein, translating into MSSLLEYITSNPQETKRLLGIDYQQLQWLIVEAEALFNQFQGGEEETKIRIIKKGGGRKPKLSVTEQILLTLVYLHHMPTFQLLGVQFGVSESTAHNIFHDWIKILGELLPASLLEQVKKKAMIGKGIKKSWSSGY
- a CDS encoding tyrosine-type recombinase/integrase, which translates into the protein MPITLQKGIDPATQDIIWLVLDENYQVIEPIQRYLTFLCGIKSPNTVESYGYSLKAWWEFLQSKNLDWKEVKLTNLEDFVYWLRVGDISKIVSMQPIQAKRSERSINLAVTAVTTFYEYHIAHHSVDSKTFDRLIITRGTTRRGFLDGISKSKPTRQKLVKLKEPKKFPGCLTDEQIEILVNSCHRLRDKFLILLLNGTGIRIGELLGLQHEDIGDGNDYFIYVRKRRHSHNVRAKGQERTIPVIPELLQMYNNYLIYEYPEVESNYVFVNIWEGEIGMPMKQAVINTMFARLSKKTGIKVHPHLFRHSYATRLLKNNCSPDRVKYLLGHSSIQTTLDVYSHVIAETDLRVIIEEENNYRE
- a CDS encoding DUF3828 domain-containing protein — translated: MVRNLYKQHDAQKSPFFQSTNRALVDKYFTLKLADLIWKDAMINSQGQVGVLNFDPLYDSQDPQPKNFAVTTTKIRQDRATVLASFFSYGRKETISFALVQQKGNWKIADIKYSNGYTLLKILSQNSQ